The sequence atgcacaacatgcgACTTTAaagccacagcagcagaagaccacactgggtacTACTCCTGTCATCTAAGAACAAATAACTGAAGCTACAATTCACACAAGGCCAACAAAATTgtacaacagaagactgaaaaATGTTGGCAGATCTGATGAGTCTGCAGCATTCAGAGGGTAGAGTCAGAATTTGATGGAAAtgacatgaaagcatgaatccatCCTGCCTTTTATCAGTACTTAGGCTGGTGGTGTAATATTGTAAGGGATATTTCTTGGCACTTTGGTCCCTTTAATACCAACTGATCTTCATTTAAACTTTGCAAGTCTTTAGTAGTTCATTGAGCCTCTTTAAATATGAAACTATTCTCTAAACTGAGGTTCCTAAAGAGTAAGGCTTTAATTTTGACATACgtgttttttaaagtgtgcATATACAATGAGTCCTAGAGttgaagaaaaacatttgtataacacacacaaaatatattagtatgtgtgtatgttttgtaaaatataaaaacagcacCAGGCTTTATTAACAATACGCTAATGTCATTGTTGGATAGTGTACTTTGTTTAAATTAGTGTATATCGACCCAGCCACTGTAAATCACCAGCCTCTCTTTTCACGTCTTCTTTTTGCCTCCTCTTTCCTTGTCTGCAGATTTTGCACCATCATATAGCCTCTGTGGAGAAGCTGTCCCTGACCACCTCCGGCTGTCCACTGGTAATTCAGTGTCGCAACTTCAGGGTGGTTCATTTTGTtatacagagagaaagagactgcCACGACGTCTACAGCTCACTGCTTCGTCTTCTACGGCCAGGTCAGCTTCGCGTTCTATTCGCTTTGGGCATTTCTCCTATCCACTTAATGCCTAAACAGAGATACATTGACATATTAAATAGTGCTTTCTCATCTGTCTGTGTTTAATgggtttctctctgtttttcttctctgcgCAGTATGCTATGAAGAGCTTTATGCTTTCTCCTACAACCCCAAACAAAATGACCAGCAGCGAGAGGAAGGATGGCAGCTCATCGACTTGGGGGCGGAGTTTGAGAGGATGGGCGTCCCCTGTGACCAATGGCAGCTCACTGATGTGAACAGGGACTACAAGGTAGGTAGTAAAATCCAACAAAGTCCTCTGCCCActataaactgtatttatttacagaTTCTAAACATTGGTACCATCACTGTGATAGTAGTAGTATTTGTGATAGTATTGATATATTATTTACTATAAGTTGACTTATAGTATTTCTGTGTATTGGTCATTGCATGTCTGCATTATGGCTTTAAAAGTGCCAGAAGAACATACTCAGAAAGGGATGTAACTCCAAACGACCTCTGTAGCGACTGAGTAAACACAAAAGAGGAAACGACTGTGACAATAACTGGatttatttaaatggataaaaaacATTCCCGCCAtgtggtcacagcagatggcaaaGTCCATTAGGCTGGCCTCTGCACTTAAACCAGCTCCACCTTCAGCTTCCTCTGTTGCTTAAACAGGGATAGGCTGGAGCAgcagatgaaaacagaaaaaaagaattactGCAGCTTGTACAAGTCACTGACAAAATCATGTAAACCTAAAATGTGCAACATTGTTTAGTCTTTAGCTTAGTGTCATAATGtattaaaacaaattaatcCGAATAATTAAACTAATTGATTGTCAAATAACTTAATTGCAAACGAAGTTAATGTGAAAATGAGGTGGGCGTATGAAAGCTTACTCTGTATCTGATTTAAACAGATGAATATTACCAGAGTATTTCAGTTGTGTGGTTGTGGACAGCACCGTCACAGTGGTACAGTCTGGATTAGGGCTGTTGATATAacatatatatcggatgacgatataaaaacgtctatcgtatcattttacgctatcgtttgtttcgtggtgtcgcaaaataaactgtttacggcaatattttttcatcgttttgatggtcactgtagtggctatattaatttcttaaagttctctttctcttatattttatataaccacactacagacggacaagcgcctgtttttatgcgttgtcgttagcaacaacgacggtaacagcatcggtgtccgcttgtttatgttcctcataaacctttcacaataaagctcaagatcctgttgagacttttcaaaataaactgaatcacgtgaaagagcagattatttacggatgagaattaaaaaagagctgccaggtgctaaaaaataaaccttagacttaaacgttagaacaggcttttccccccagcacgctgtgtaataaatattcACAAAGAATACGGCGGCTgatacaacttatgtctaaaaatgtacagtttcatgcatcggttaaaacactcgactccagctacatgatgcgcagctggaaacacttcccgcaagacgagctgcccgagattcacagaatttacagaaaatgttacatttttgtgatttatgtcGTTATcaggacgatagaattcttatatcggaatatgagattttggtcatatcgcataGCCCTAGTCTAGATTCAGCTGGCATCCAAGTGATATCACACAGGCTGTCATTATTTGGGTTTAATGACAGCCTGTTAACATTATatccaggggtgcacataaggggtccgcaggtgcgcattagctgtcaaaataaaagacgcgcaccagataagaagttgcaacgcgcgtttgcgtacataagattttctggaggaggacagacatagGTTTAGAACTCTAAAAGCTGTCAAaaaagcaagctcctttaagcaattactttggtgttcctccacctccaaagaaatgtcagaaggagtccgaaccgcaaaagaagcgcgtgttctcggaaaagtggttgcaggaggtgagctggattcaaacaaatgatgaacgcacagagatgtggtgcagaatatgccgtgaaaatcccactctagcggacaaaaacagtgcttttataTGTACGCGAACTCTCGTTGCAGCTTCTTATCTGGTgctcgtcttttattttgacagcaaatgcgcacctgcggaccacttatgtgcacccctgattATATCACAGAAACCAGTTCGACGTTACCACATCTTAAACACTGTGCGCTGTGGTCCAGAAGAGGGTGCTGGAGCTTCACTGTTAGTTAGCTCCAGCCTTAGTGTGATGGACTACAGAGTCTTTGAGTCAAAAGTAAGAATTTGTCTGTAAAGAAGAAGAGCAGATCCCTGCTCACAGGCAGACTGTATATCATGTGCCTTTATAGATTGTAACATAGTAGCACGAGGCATTCACAAGGTACTGCTGTCTGAACATGGACATTAGTacatttttaattcttattttagTTAATGGATTTTGTTTGTGACTTTTTTCAGGTGTGTGAGACATATCCACGAGACCTCTATGTTCCTGTCACCGCCAGTAAGCCTATCATTGTGGGGAGCTCCAAGTTCAGAAGCAAAGGACGCTTTCCTGTCCTCACTTATTTCTACCAAGAGAAGAAGGTACATTAAAACTGTGACCATTTACATACGCCAATATTTGTCTTTGGTCCAGTTTCTTTATTTAGCTCTCCTTGGCAAGTTGTTGAGTAGTTACTGAGCAAGATCAAAGTCCAAATCTTAATATTCCTAAGGCAGTACAAGCAAAATGGAAATGGGATTGCTTAAATTGAAAATAGGGTCAACTCTCTCGGTTATATCGAAGTGCAAATATCATGGGAATGAACCAGTGGGATTATATATTAACACGTGCAAAGTTGAGTTGCTTGGCCAAAGGTGGATTTACAGCAAAGCTCATAAAATGTCTAACACGGAAAGGATTTGTACTCCGCTTAACAAATTTGCATGACATCTGCtcattcgattttttttttttttttttggtgtgtttgtgtatggaTGGAAATTTTGACCTTTTGCTGGCATTAGAAGAAACATCACCACATTACAGAAACGATTAGTAACCAAGGGTCTGTGAAATTTGATGGAAtagctgcacttttttttttctttctttaattttctcgAACAAAACGTCAGCATCGCTGATGAACAAACCTTGCTTCCAAAGCAAGCGAGGGAAAGAACTCCCACATCCGAAATGTGCAGCATATTTTGAATTGTGATTTTCAGGTTAAACAACATTTAGGTGGGATGAGCAGTTAATGACCTAACATTCTGGGGAATCTTATTGTGTCAACTAGAAACACCTGACTTTTAGGGAAACAATGTAACTACTCAATGGCATTAACATCTAAGTAGTTACATTTATGGTGTTAGGTTAACCAAAAAAGTTTATGAGACTCATGTAGTTGTTCCATTATAGGCAACCATTAGAAGGAAGTAACACAGGCTCAGGTGTCCTGGTTTTAAGgttatatttagattttttttaataacttctCGTTTTTACCAATGTACTCTCTTTACCCTGACAGGCAGCAGTGTGTCGTTGTAGTCAGCCTCTCTCTGGGTTCAGTGCACGATGCCTCGAGGATGAGAGCATGCTGCAGGCCATCAGCAAAGCCAATCACAACAGCCGATTTCTTTATGTCATGGATACCAGGCCGAAGGTAAGGTGGTGACGGCCAGGCAGTTTCTCAGAATAGCAAGCGTTGTTcattaacttttaaaaatttcttGTATGTGTAAATGGGTTCAGCACTAAATGAATGTACTTTTGAAAACAGAGTTCAGAGCtcaaatgtgttgttgttgttttttttgttgtttttttcctgtcctgCAGCTGAACGCGCTCGCTAACAGAGCAGCAGGTAAAGGCTACGAGAATGAGGACAACTACTCCAACATCCGCTTCCAGTTTGTTGGCATTGAAAACATCCACGTGATGCGGAGCAGCCTGCAGAAGTTGCTAGAAGGTTAAACATCTGCTACAGacagaggattttaaaaaagaaagaaaagatgtttacaaaaaggcttttttttaatgaatgtcaGTCAGTGCACAGTTAATCTTAAATTCCTTTGATCCTTTAGTGACTGGGACTCGGTCACTTTCCATGAGTGACTACCTGGTGGGACTGGAGAGTAGTGGCTGGCTTCGGCATATCAAGGCGATAGTAGATGCTGCTGTCTTTCTCACCAGGGTAAATGTTTTCTGGTTATACTTCTTTAACTGTATTCTGGTGGAAGCTGATAAAAAAAtcattgttgttttaaaaaccaTATTTCTGTGCCATCTGTCTGTTCTCTTAATCCCAGGCGGTGACAGTTGAAGGAGCCAGTGTTTTGGTTCACTGCTCAGATGGATGGGACAGAACCGCCCAGGTCTGCGCCCTAGGGGCGCTGCTCATGGACCCTTACTATCGTACAATTAAAGGCTTTATGGTACCAGCCACAGACGCGTGATGTTGAACATGCAGATACTCAGATGCTCCATGTTCTCTACTCTtcactctttgtttttcttctaggTACTGATAGAGAAAGACTGGATCTCTTTCGGTCACAAGTTTGCAGACAGGTGAGGTTTCAACTGGAAAATGTGAAGCACTGCATTTGCTCCAGTTCACAGTCGCAAGTTCATATTATTCTATACGTGGATTGTATGCTCTCAGGTGTGACCAACTGGACGGGGATCCAAAAGAAGTGTCTCCTATTTTCACTCAATTCCTCGAGTGCGTCTGGCAGCTGACTGAGCAGTTCCCACAGGTGAGTGGGAGAGTGCAAGCTACGTgagatttatatttatttcctatggtttttttgcttttatttatccaCAACTCTCCGTTTAGGCGTTTGAGTTCAGCGAGTGGTTCCTGCTGCAGATCCACGAACATGTTCACTCCTGTCAATATGGAAACTTCCTTGGTAACAATCAGAGGCAGAGAGAAGAGTTGCAGTAAgtcaaaaacacagatttatgtAACTGTTGACGGTTGAAATACTTTCTAATGTCAACTGTGAAATCTATCAGTCTGTCAAGACAATCTCTTTAAAAGATCTGTGCGTCAAGAAAGCCACACCTGGATTTGTTGTCACTGAGTTTGCAGATAACCAGAAGTGATAAAAGACATATAATGTGTAATCCTTCTTTTTAGTAGAAGACAAATAGATTAATTACTATATTGTGAGCTtctgtatgcgtgtgtgtgaacCAACCATTGGACTATGTCGATATGCTCCCATGTGTCTAACTGCTGTTCTGGGTTGCAGACTAAGAGAGCGGACTCACTCCCTGTGGGCATTTCTAATGAGCGAAAAACGAAACCACCTGAATCCGTTCTACAGCCCTGCGTACTCCGAAGCACATCCTGTGCTCGAGCCCTCCACCCTGCCTTATCATTTCAAGTCAGTACAGCTTGCTCCCCTTTTGGTTGCTGCTTATATCTAGAAGTAAACCCTAAAGGATCTTATCTACATGTGTAACATTGTGATCACCAGGTTCTGGAGGAGTATGTACCATCAGTTTGACCGATCCATGCACCCTCGTCAGTCTATCCTGAAAACCATTTTGACTCTGAAGGAGAACAGTCGTAAGGCAGAGAGCACGCTGCAAGCACTGGAATCTGTGAGCACATTATTGCATATTGTCATATTCCTAAGTTTTAAGCTTGATCTTAATTTTGAGTATTTAAATGACTGCATgagtatttttaatatatagtATTTACagtatagtatttgtatttgagtATTTAGATGCACTTTATATTTGGAATATGTTGTTTTATATACTTAACTGTCGTATCATTCAGAGGCTGCAGCAGCTTGGTGTAGTCCCGGTTGCAACATCCGACCCCCCCGCACCTCCTCCCACAAGAGATCAGCTCTCCAACTCCCACAGCCTCCCGCCACGTCCCGACTCCCTCATTCTGGGAGCGCCCATCAACCACAAAGAAGTGCAGCGTCACGAGGAAGAGGATGAGCAGGAGGAGGTGGGTGAGGAGGCCACTGAGAGCACAGATACAGAGCGGACAGTAGAGGGCAGCAGTGGCACCGAGAGCAGGAAGCAGAGTTATGGAGAACTGGAAGGGACGTATAACAGTGATCTGGTCAAAGAAGAGCCAGCTGTTGTCAGCCTGGAGTTTGGTGTAGCACGTATGACCtgctaaaaccaaaaaaacagggATTGTGAGAGACTGAGGGACATGAGCAACTAAGTAAGAGAGCATactgaaactgtgtgtgtgtgtgtgtgtgtgtgtgtgtgtgtgtgtgtgagagagagtgggaAGCTGTTGCTCTGTGTGGATTATGTGCCGATTTACGCATTGGTCCTGAATGGGCTGAATGGATGaagttgtgtgtctgtatagTCTAAAATCTCTATGGAAAGCCTCATTATTATGTCATATACTGCACTtacagtgggaaaaaaaaaagcttgttttcttttttttttattaatgaatGTTGAAAAAGCACTATAAAAAATTAATGAATCgggtaagaaaaataaatgaatcaaaaaacaaagaaaaaaatgtcgtGTCTTGTAATTTGTACAGTCACGTTGTGCATTTTTGAAATACATGGCCTTGATATTCTTCACACGAAAATGCAGAAAATCCCAGTTTTGGCTcatgaaatgtttcatttcatcCAAAGGCTGAAATCCAGCCTAATCTGATCATGTTGGTGAGCTGACATTCCTCTGGTCtgagtgatttaaaaaataaataaaatcagtgtagagaaaaaaacatttgtttgaaaCTGTTTGCTGACAGAATAGACAGTTTGTTGACGTCATTTCCAAGAAAACGCACATCAGGTTATGTCGTTGGCAACACCAGAAGGTTTCAGAGGGATTTTTCATTATGACCTACCTACAGAGTAAATTTAACACGGACGTATATGTCACCTGTGCATTTCCGCCTTAACTAGACTGCTATAATTTGTTGCTCTTCTTGGTGCTTCTGCACTTTGGTTGGGAAACAGATGATGAATCATGTGTGGGGCAAATACCAAACTTGAATTGGAGTATGTTTACATAAATACAGGAAGAACTCTAGGACAATGAAGCCTCTTTAATCCTATTTCTCTTCGATCAGGTGATCTTTCTTACTAATGCTTACTGATGCTGATACCCAAATCCTACTGGTTGTATCTGCCATGTCAGTGACTTATTATTTATGACAGCTGACCTCGATTAAAGTTCACCGGCACATAAAAAACACCGCGTGCATGCAAGGTTAAGTTCTGT is a genomic window of Astatotilapia calliptera chromosome 9, fAstCal1.2, whole genome shotgun sequence containing:
- the mtmr6 gene encoding phosphatidylinositol-3,5-bisphosphate 3-phosphatase MTMR6, whose translation is MEHIRTPKVEQVRLLDRFSNKSVHGTLYLTATHLIFVESNSNNSASAGHEVWILHHHIASVEKLSLTTSGCPLVIQCRNFRVVHFVIQRERDCHDVYSSLLRLLRPVCYEELYAFSYNPKQNDQQREEGWQLIDLGAEFERMGVPCDQWQLTDVNRDYKVCETYPRDLYVPVTASKPIIVGSSKFRSKGRFPVLTYFYQEKKAAVCRCSQPLSGFSARCLEDESMLQAISKANHNSRFLYVMDTRPKLNALANRAAGKGYENEDNYSNIRFQFVGIENIHVMRSSLQKLLEVTGTRSLSMSDYLVGLESSGWLRHIKAIVDAAVFLTRAVTVEGASVLVHCSDGWDRTAQVCALGALLMDPYYRTIKGFMVLIEKDWISFGHKFADRCDQLDGDPKEVSPIFTQFLECVWQLTEQFPQAFEFSEWFLLQIHEHVHSCQYGNFLGNNQRQREELQLRERTHSLWAFLMSEKRNHLNPFYSPAYSEAHPVLEPSTLPYHFKFWRSMYHQFDRSMHPRQSILKTILTLKENSRKAESTLQALESRLQQLGVVPVATSDPPAPPPTRDQLSNSHSLPPRPDSLILGAPINHKEVQRHEEEDEQEEVGEEATESTDTERTVEGSSGTESRKQSYGELEGTYNSDLVKEEPAVVSLEFGVARMTC